In one window of Bos taurus isolate L1 Dominette 01449 registration number 42190680 breed Hereford chromosome 15, ARS-UCD2.0, whole genome shotgun sequence DNA:
- the FNBP4 gene encoding formin-binding protein 4 isoform X2, with protein sequence MGKKSRAVPGRRPILQLSPPGPRSSTPSRDPEPEPDAEPDSTAAAAAPSQPAPAAVSTTTTAVTAAAAASEDSPSEDPDEQEVVVEVPRVQNPPKPVMTTRPTAVKATGGLCLLGAYADSDDEENDISEKPAQSKEANGNQSTDIDSTLANFLAEIDAITAPQPAAPGAASAPPPTPPRPEPKESAPALSSTTPNGTDSTQTAGWQYDTQCSLAGVGIEMGDWQEVWDENTGCYYYWNTQTNEVTWELPQYLATQVQGLQHYQPSCVTGAEASFVVNTDMYAKEKNTSVSSSKSGPVIAKREVKKEVNEGIQALSNNEEEKKGVAASLLAPLLPEGIKEEEERWRRKVICKEAEPVSEEKETSITEEAAAVKPQEVLLDSVEDPTQEDLCSVVQSGESEEEEEQDTLELELVLERKKAELRALEEGDGSVSGSSPCSDISQPASQDGMRRLMSKRGKWKMFVRATSPESTSRSSSKTGRETPENGETAVGAENSEKMDENSDKEMEAEESPEKLKVQTVPKVEEEQDLKFQIGELANTLTSKFEFLGINRLSISNFHVLLLQTETRIADWREGALNGNYLKRKLQDAAEQLKQYEINATPKGWSCHWDRDHRRYFYVNEQSGESQWEFPDGEEEEEESQAQESRDETLPKQSLKDKTGTDSNSTESSENSTGSLCKESFSGQVSSSSLMPLTPFWTVLQSDVPVLQPPLPLEVPPPPPPPPESPPPPPPPPPPPVEDGEIQEVEMEDEGSEEPPAPGTEEDTPLKPAAQTTVVTSQSSADSTISSSPSTKAIKRKATEMSSAVVQRSATIGSSPVLYSQSAVATGQHCGSTSGRGWTPSNSS encoded by the exons ATGGGGAAGAAGTCCCGGGCGGTACCCGGCCGAAGGCCCATCCTGCAGCTCTCTCCGCCAGGTCCCCGGAGCAGCACGCCGAGCAGGGACCCGGAGCCGGAACCCGACGCCGAACCGGACtcgacggcggcggcggcggcgcccagCCAGCCGGCCCCGGCAGCGGTGTCGACGACGACAACCGCGGTGACTGCCGCCGCGGCGGCCTCGGAGGATTCGccctcagaag ATCCAGATGaacaggaggtggtggtggaggttcCCAGAGTTCAGAATCCTCCCAAACCAGTCATGACCACCAGGCCCACTGCTGTTAAAGCAACAG GAGGTCTGTGCTTGCTTGGTGCATATGCTGACAGTGATGATGAAGAGAATGATATTTCAGAAAAACCAGCACAGTCTAAGGAAGCAAATGGAAACCAGTCAACCGATATTGATAGTACATTGGCCAACTTCCTAGCG GAAATTGATGCAATAACAGCTCCTCAGCCTGCGGCTCCTGGAGCAGCTTCTGCTCCACCCCCGACTCCACCCCGGCCAGAGCCAAAGGAATCGGCGCCTGCCCTTTCTTCCACTACTCCTAATGGGACGGACTCAACCCAGACCGCAGGGTGGCAATATGATACTCAGTGTTCACTGGCAGGAG tTGGAATTGAGATGGGAGATTGGCAGGAGGTCTGGGATGAGAACACAGGATGCTATTATTATTGGAACACACAAACAAATGAAGTGACGTGGGAATTACCCCAGTATCTTGCCACTCAGGTACAAGGATTACAACATTACCAGCCTAG TTGTGTAACAGGTGCTGAAGCTAGTTTTGTGGTAAATACCGACATGTATGCTAAGGAGAAAAATACTTCTGTTTCTAGTAGTAAAAGTGGACCAGTCATAGCCAAGCGAGAAGTTAAAAAG GAAGTAAATGAAGGAATTCAGGCTCTCTCAAACaatgaggaggagaagaaaggggtggCAGCGTCACTGCTTGCTCCTCTACTGCCTGAGGgaataaaagaggaagaagagagatggAGAAGAAAAGTAATTTGTAAAGAAGCAGAGCCagtttcagaagagaaagaaacaagtaTAAcagaagaagcagcagcagtaaagcCACAGGAAGTTCTGTTGGACAGTGTGGAAGACCCGACTCAGGAGGATCTCTGCAGTGTTGTTCAGtcgggagaaagtgaagaggaagaagagcAAGATACCCTTGAGCTGGAGCTggttttggaaaggaaaaaa GCAGAATTGCGAGCCTTGGAGGAAGGAGATGGTAGTGTGTCAGGGTCTAGTCCATGTTCTGATATCAGCCAGCCAGCATCTCAGGATGGAATGCGTAGACTTATGTCTAAAAGAGGAAAATGGAAGATGTTTGTTCGCGCAACCAGTCCAGAGTCTACCAGCCGGAGTTCTAGCAAAACTGGACGAGAGACTCCAGAAAATGGAGAAACTG CAGTTGGTgctgaaaattcagaaaaaatggATGAAAACTCAGACAAAGAGATGGAAGCAGAAGAATCTccagaaaaattaaaagtacagACAGTACCTAAAGTAGAAGAAGAACAGGACTTGAAA tttcAGATTGGAGAACTGGCAAATACCCTGACAAGTAAATTTGAGTTTTTAGGCATTAATAGACTGTCCATCTCCAACTTTCATGTGCTGCTTTTACAAACTGAG ACTCGGATTGCGGACTGGCGGGAAGGGGCTCTCAATGGAAACTACCTTAAACGAAAACTTCAGGATGCCGCAGAACAGCTAAAACAATATGAAATAAACGCCACTCCTAAAGGCTGGTCCTGCCACTGGGACAG GGATCATAGACGATATTTCTATGTAAACGAACAGTCGGGCGAGTCTCAGTGGGAGTTCCCAGAtggtgaggaggaagaggaagaaagccaAGCCCAAGAAAGTAGAGACGAGACTCTTCCTAAGCAGAGCTTGAAAGACAAAACTGGCACTGATTCAAATTCTACAGAATCTTCTGAGAATTCCACAG GTTCTCTTTGTAAAGAGTCCTTTTCCGGCCAAGTATCTTCTTCATCACTCATGCCACTCACTCCGTTCTGGACTGTCCTTCAGTCAGATGTGCCTGTGCTGCAGCCTCCGCTACCTCTGGAGGTGCCgccccctccacctccaccccccgagtcccctcctccaccccctccgcccccTCCTCCGCCCGTGGAAGATGGTGAGATCCAGGAGGTGGAGATGGAAGACGAGGGGAGTGAGGAGCCGCCTGCTCCAGGAACGGAGGAGGACACTCCACTGAAGCCCGCGGCACAAACCACAGTTGTCACTAGCCAG AGTTCAGCCGATTCTACCATCTCTAGTTCTCCTTCCACTAAAGCGATAAAGAGAAAAGCTACAGAGATGAGCAGTGCAGTAGTCCAGCGATCAGCCACCATTGGCAGTTCTCCAGTCCTCTACAGCCAGTCAGCTGTAGCTACAGGTCAGCACTGTGG